A portion of the Faecalibacterium sp. I3-3-89 genome contains these proteins:
- a CDS encoding type II toxin-antitoxin system Phd/YefM family antitoxin, with amino-acid sequence MIIKSSTTLRNDYGAISDLAHHEAEPIYITKNGEGDLVVMSIEAFEQREEAIRLRAKLEAAEDARLSGAPSYTLDESRKRLEALYQRG; translated from the coding sequence ATGATCATTAAATCCTCGACCACTCTTCGCAATGATTACGGAGCCATCTCCGATCTGGCGCATCACGAAGCAGAACCGATCTATATCACCAAAAACGGCGAAGGTGATTTGGTCGTTATGAGCATTGAGGCATTTGAGCAGCGGGAAGAAGCCATCCGGCTTCGCGCAAAGCTGGAAGCCGCCGAGGATGCTCGTCTTTCCGGAGCACCGTCCTACACTCTGGACGAATCCAGAAAGCGGCTGGAGGCGCTCTATCAACGTGGCTAA
- a CDS encoding type II toxin-antitoxin system RelE/ParE family toxin — translation MAKLIILEPAQRELEEIAILHMNLVGPNSARKITNLILDTLSRLESFPLSGSLPEDRELLKNGYRYVIAGKYICIYRQIADTVYVYHIAHGASNYPLLFKRLLHEESSADK, via the coding sequence GTGGCTAAACTGATCATTCTGGAGCCTGCACAGCGTGAACTGGAAGAAATTGCAATTCTTCACATGAATCTTGTAGGCCCCAATTCAGCCCGCAAAATCACCAACCTGATCTTAGATACCCTTTCCCGTTTGGAATCATTCCCCTTGTCTGGCTCCCTGCCAGAAGACAGAGAACTTCTCAAAAACGGTTATCGCTATGTGATTGCAGGAAAGTATATCTGTATTTACCGGCAAATTGCAGATACCGTCTATGTCTATCACATTGCCCATGGTGCAAGCAACTATCCGCTCTTATTCAAGCGACTTCTGCATGAAGAATCTTCTGCCGACAAATAA
- a CDS encoding radical SAM mobile pair system MarR family transcriptional regulator, producing MEMNGGFLVTKIKQLGDRIFEKILSEKNIDAFNGAQGRILYVLWQKDGISIRSLSVKCGLAITSLTTMLERMENQGLISRVPSETDKRKTLLFLTEKAHSLKGEYDSVSDEMGSIYYKGFSEEEIAQFEECLDRIRKNLEEWQKS from the coding sequence ATGGAAATGAATGGAGGATTTCTTGTCACCAAAATAAAACAGCTTGGAGACCGGATTTTCGAGAAGATTCTCAGCGAAAAAAATATTGATGCGTTTAATGGAGCCCAAGGGCGTATTCTTTATGTGCTGTGGCAGAAGGATGGTATCTCAATCAGGTCACTCTCGGTCAAATGCGGATTAGCGATAACATCTCTTACTACGATGCTGGAAAGAATGGAAAATCAAGGGCTGATAAGCCGTGTTCCGTCTGAAACGGACAAAAGGAAAACGCTCCTGTTTCTGACTGAGAAAGCACATTCCTTAAAGGGCGAGTACGATTCTGTATCTGATGAGATGGGCAGTATTTACTACAAAGGTTTTTCAGAGGAAGAAATTGCCCAGTTTGAGGAATGCCTCGACCGCATCAGAAAGAATCTTGAGGAGTGGCAGAAGTCATGA
- a CDS encoding HAD hydrolase family protein, whose product MSIRLICSDIDGTLLRYGRKELEGEIFEQIRELHRRGILFCPASGRQYTSLRKLFAPVADCCVFLCENGGVIYKDEQCIAKNPMPRALAEEIANDLWTRSDGQGEVMLSGQNTAYLMERGLGMLKRIQFIGNNYQIIHDPSEVPEELTKVSAYLHEGVESYTERFVPRWKEANCAVAGPYWIDTTFANKGIGVSSICKTLDIDLADVMAFGDNYNDVSMLDIVGVPYIMDGAAAPLREKYPNHTPCPEDVLREFLKQN is encoded by the coding sequence ATGTCAATCAGACTGATTTGCAGCGATATTGACGGTACGCTGCTGCGATACGGCAGGAAAGAGCTGGAAGGCGAGATCTTTGAACAGATACGGGAGCTGCATCGGCGCGGTATTTTGTTCTGCCCGGCATCCGGCCGGCAGTATACCAGCCTGCGCAAGCTCTTTGCACCGGTGGCAGACTGCTGTGTGTTTCTTTGTGAGAACGGCGGCGTGATCTATAAAGACGAACAGTGCATCGCCAAGAACCCGATGCCCCGTGCACTGGCCGAAGAAATTGCCAACGACCTGTGGACCCGCAGCGACGGGCAGGGCGAGGTAATGCTTTCCGGTCAGAATACTGCATACCTGATGGAGCGGGGTCTGGGAATGCTCAAGCGTATTCAGTTCATCGGGAACAATTATCAAATCATCCATGACCCTTCCGAGGTGCCGGAGGAGCTCACAAAAGTATCGGCGTATCTGCACGAAGGCGTAGAATCTTACACGGAACGGTTTGTCCCACGATGGAAAGAGGCGAACTGCGCTGTGGCAGGGCCGTACTGGATCGACACCACCTTTGCCAACAAGGGCATCGGTGTGAGCAGCATCTGCAAAACTCTGGACATCGACCTTGCCGATGTGATGGCTTTTGGCGACAACTACAACGATGTGTCGATGCTGGACATTGTGGGCGTGCCCTACATTATGGATGGTGCCGCCGCACCGCTGCGGGAAAAGTACCCGAACCATACACCCTGCCCAGAGGATGTGCTGCGGGAGTTCTTGAAGCAGAACTGA
- a CDS encoding alpha/beta hydrolase — MNQKKKSFPRRVFLCLLAILLAVCIAFGIYVSDYYHTDPAAEDALVSDRFVSVTEQNGNWVFAPESPTAGLIFYPGGKVENTAYAPLLHDLAEDGILCVLVKMPCNLAVLDMNAADSIPERFSEVTDWYIGGHSLGGAMAASYAAKHTDELDGLVLLAAYSTADLTDSGLRVYSTYGSEDGVLNREKYEADRANLPQDTTETVIDGGCHAGFGSYSAQKGDGTPTISAEEQQRQTADALAAWMNLQ; from the coding sequence ATGAACCAGAAGAAAAAATCGTTTCCCCGCAGAGTTTTTCTCTGCCTGCTGGCCATTTTGCTGGCCGTCTGCATCGCATTCGGCATTTACGTCAGCGACTACTACCACACAGACCCCGCCGCCGAGGATGCACTGGTGTCGGACCGCTTCGTGAGCGTCACCGAGCAGAACGGCAACTGGGTCTTTGCGCCGGAATCTCCCACCGCCGGGCTGATCTTCTATCCGGGCGGCAAGGTGGAAAACACCGCCTATGCTCCCCTCCTGCACGACCTTGCCGAGGACGGCATTCTGTGCGTGCTGGTAAAGATGCCCTGCAATCTGGCCGTACTGGACATGAACGCGGCGGACAGCATCCCGGAACGCTTTTCCGAAGTCACAGACTGGTACATCGGTGGGCACTCGCTGGGCGGAGCCATGGCGGCAAGCTATGCGGCCAAGCACACCGATGAACTGGACGGTCTGGTGCTTCTGGCCGCTTACTCCACCGCCGACCTGACCGACAGCGGCCTGCGAGTTTATTCCACTTACGGCAGCGAGGATGGCGTGCTGAACCGTGAGAAGTACGAGGCAGACCGCGCAAATCTCCCACAGGACACCACCGAAACTGTCATTGACGGCGGCTGTCATGCCGGGTTCGGCAGTTACAGTGCACAGAAGGGCGATGGCACACCCACCATCTCTGCCGAGGAACAACAGCGGCAGACGGCGGACGCGCTGGCGGCGTGGATGAATCTTCAATAA
- a CDS encoding Hsp20/alpha crystallin family protein, protein MFMPAVFHENLFDDLFDPFWNDGALERAMNREERETFGKRGANMMKTDVKQTENGYDVAVDLPGCKKEDVQMELNDGYLTIQAVRNHSNDEKDEKGHYIRRETFSGTCARSFYVGEGVKKEDIHAKFEDGILHIQLPAPQQQKALPANPNLIEIE, encoded by the coding sequence ATGTTTATGCCTGCTGTTTTCCATGAGAATCTGTTTGATGATCTCTTTGATCCGTTCTGGAACGATGGTGCGCTGGAGCGTGCGATGAACCGTGAAGAGCGCGAGACCTTCGGTAAGCGCGGTGCAAACATGATGAAGACCGATGTGAAGCAGACCGAGAACGGCTACGATGTGGCCGTGGACCTGCCGGGCTGCAAGAAGGAAGACGTTCAGATGGAACTGAACGACGGTTACCTGACCATTCAGGCCGTCCGTAATCACAGCAATGATGAGAAGGATGAGAAGGGTCATTACATCCGCCGCGAGACCTTCTCCGGCACCTGCGCCCGCAGCTTCTATGTGGGCGAGGGCGTGAAGAAGGAGGACATCCACGCAAAGTTCGAGGATGGCATCCTGCACATCCAGTTGCCTGCACCCCAGCAGCAGAAGGCTCTGCCTGCAAACCCCAATCTCATCGAAATTGAATAA
- a CDS encoding radical SAM mobile pair protein A produces MSICIKEQIQNMNIVIGCTVGCTYCYARNNVKRWHMMDDFADPEFFPGKLKMMEKKRPQNFLLTGMSDLSGWKPEWRDEVFAKIRENPQHQFLFLTKRPDLLDFDTDLENAWFGVTVTRKAELWRIDALRKNVRAKHYHVTFEPLFDDPGTVDLSGINWIVVGTMTGAQSKKIHTEPEWAWSLADQAHKLGIPVFMKEDLVPIIGDENMIQEMPEGFNKVLEVQKSWKK; encoded by the coding sequence ATGAGTATTTGTATCAAAGAGCAGATTCAGAACATGAATATCGTCATTGGCTGCACAGTGGGGTGTACATATTGCTATGCCCGCAACAACGTGAAACGCTGGCATATGATGGATGACTTCGCTGACCCTGAATTCTTTCCGGGTAAGCTCAAGATGATGGAAAAGAAACGTCCGCAGAACTTTCTTCTTACCGGCATGAGCGATCTCTCCGGATGGAAGCCGGAATGGAGAGACGAGGTATTTGCAAAGATCCGTGAAAATCCACAGCATCAGTTTCTGTTTCTGACCAAGCGACCTGATCTGCTGGATTTTGATACCGATCTGGAAAACGCATGGTTTGGCGTTACGGTGACGAGGAAAGCAGAACTGTGGCGTATCGACGCCCTTCGGAAAAACGTCAGAGCAAAACATTACCATGTTACCTTTGAGCCGTTATTCGACGATCCCGGCACAGTTGACCTTTCCGGAATCAATTGGATCGTTGTGGGCACCATGACCGGAGCTCAGAGCAAGAAGATTCATACGGAGCCGGAATGGGCATGGTCTCTGGCGGATCAGGCACATAAGCTCGGCATTCCGGTGTTTATGAAGGAAGACCTTGTCCCTATCATAGGGGATGAAAATATGATTCAGGAAATGCCGGAAGGATTTAATAAAGTGTTAGAGGTACAGAAATCATGGAAGAAGTAA
- a CDS encoding aminoacyl-tRNA hydrolase: MRQLIIARKDLQMSPGKLAAQCCHASLAFLTDPIGMGQGVEPIEKNGEITGYRAEIMLEKATYEEWFDGSFTKTICGAKNRNQLLKAKTIAEKLGLVENKDFFLIRDACHTELEPEEFDENGEGMTLTCIGFRPLPDEIAHQISHKFHLY, from the coding sequence ATGCGTCAACTCATCATTGCACGAAAAGATCTGCAGATGTCTCCCGGTAAGCTGGCGGCGCAGTGCTGCCATGCTTCGCTGGCATTCCTCACCGACCCCATCGGCATGGGACAGGGCGTGGAACCCATTGAGAAAAACGGAGAAATTACCGGCTATCGGGCAGAAATCATGTTGGAGAAAGCAACCTATGAAGAATGGTTCGATGGCTCTTTTACCAAAACTATCTGCGGAGCAAAGAACCGCAATCAACTGCTGAAAGCAAAGACAATTGCCGAGAAATTGGGCCTTGTGGAAAACAAAGACTTCTTCCTTATCCGGGATGCCTGCCACACCGAGCTGGAGCCGGAAGAATTTGATGAAAACGGAGAAGGCATGACCCTGACCTGCATCGGTTTCCGCCCGCTGCCGGATGAAATTGCACACCAGATCAGCCATAAGTTCCATTTGTATTGA
- a CDS encoding low molecular weight protein-tyrosine-phosphatase produces MTKVLFICHGNICRSPMAEFVMKDLVAKAGLSDKFEIASAATSTEEIGNPVYPPARRKLAEHGISCEGKTARQMTRRDYETYDYLIAMDHNNLRNMARFVGGDPEHKVSLLMDHTRRPGDVADPWYTGDFEATWQDVLEGCTALLEELR; encoded by the coding sequence ATGACGAAAGTGCTTTTCATCTGCCATGGGAACATTTGCCGCAGCCCAATGGCCGAATTTGTAATGAAAGACCTTGTGGCCAAAGCCGGGCTTTCTGATAAATTTGAAATCGCATCCGCGGCCACTAGTACCGAGGAGATCGGCAACCCGGTCTATCCGCCCGCCCGGCGGAAGCTGGCCGAGCACGGCATCTCCTGCGAGGGTAAAACCGCCCGGCAGATGACCCGGCGGGATTACGAAACCTACGATTATCTGATCGCCATGGATCACAACAACCTGCGCAATATGGCGCGCTTTGTGGGCGGCGACCCGGAGCATAAAGTGTCTCTGCTGATGGATCATACCCGTCGCCCCGGCGATGTGGCCGACCCATGGTATACCGGGGATTTTGAGGCTACCTGGCAGGATGTGCTGGAAGGCTGCACGGCTCTGCTGGAAGAACTGCGCTGA
- a CDS encoding TnpV protein — translation MRKIFRQSTILQRRQLSMRWEPPSVTAAGKSYVRLSAPLKRRFAAETLKGAKKNMSSNLNYTKTGDYFLPNLTLNQPRKQLNRYGRMRRNYLMEQRPVVYSTMLLNGTLYPHLWEVEQTAENRMQQLMKELLERNPAPDKEKNQMAWVQHMNSLKAQAEEMILTELIYS, via the coding sequence ATGAGAAAGATTTTCAGGCAGTCTACGATTTTACAACGCCGACAGCTGTCTATGCGCTGGGAACCGCCGTCAGTGACTGCAGCCGGGAAGTCTTACGTCAGATTGAGCGCACCGTTAAAACGACGATTCGCCGCAGAAACATTGAAAGGAGCCAAGAAGAATATGAGCAGCAATCTGAACTACACGAAGACCGGGGATTATTTTCTGCCGAACCTGACCTTGAATCAGCCCCGGAAGCAGCTGAACCGGTACGGAAGAATGCGCCGGAACTATCTGATGGAGCAGCGCCCGGTGGTGTACAGCACGATGCTGCTGAACGGGACCCTGTACCCGCACCTGTGGGAGGTGGAACAGACGGCAGAAAACAGGATGCAGCAACTGATGAAAGAACTGTTGGAGAGGAACCCGGCTCCGGACAAGGAGAAAAACCAGATGGCGTGGGTGCAGCACATGAACAGCCTGAAAGCGCAGGCGGAGGAAATGATCCTGACCGAGCTGATTTACAGCTGA
- a CDS encoding DUF523 domain-containing protein, which translates to MKILVSACLLGENCKYSGGNNYNQAVCDFARGHQVVPVCPEVLGGLPTPRCPAEIVQGVVTNKEGINVDREFRAGAAKALAIAKENGVELAILQSRSPSCGVKEIYDGTFSGTKIPGQGVFAKMLMDEGVRVLDAGELPKIILKNEEGKCQSD; encoded by the coding sequence ATGAAGATTCTGGTCAGCGCCTGCCTGCTGGGCGAAAACTGCAAATACAGCGGCGGAAACAATTACAATCAGGCGGTCTGTGATTTTGCGCGGGGGCATCAGGTGGTTCCGGTCTGCCCGGAGGTTTTGGGCGGCCTGCCCACACCGCGGTGCCCGGCGGAAATCGTGCAGGGCGTTGTCACGAACAAAGAGGGCATCAATGTGGACCGGGAGTTCCGGGCAGGTGCAGCGAAAGCCCTTGCCATTGCAAAAGAAAATGGGGTGGAGCTTGCCATCCTGCAATCCCGCAGCCCCAGCTGCGGCGTGAAGGAAATTTACGATGGAACATTTTCCGGGACAAAGATTCCCGGACAGGGCGTTTTTGCCAAGATGCTGATGGACGAAGGCGTCCGTGTTCTGGATGCCGGGGAATTGCCTAAAATTATCTTGAAAAATGAGGAAGGAAAATGTCAATCAGACTGA
- a CDS encoding radical SAM mobile pair protein B has translation MEEVINGILIREVETKNIMTKSSLPVGGYSVNPYVGCTHACKYCYASFMKRFTGHTEEWGTFLDVKHWPEIKNPKKYAGQRVVIGSVTDGYNPQEEQFGNTRKLLEQLIGSDADILICTKSDLVVRDIDLLKKLGRVTVSWSINTLDENFKNDMDSASSIERRIAAMKQVYEAGIRTVCFVSPVFPGITDFEAIFERVKDQCDLFWLENLNLRGGFKKTIMDYIAEKHPDLVPLYDEIYNKHNRSYFEALEVKAAEMAKKYDCPFVDNEMPYGRVPQGHPVIVDYFYHEEIRGTENTGKRNR, from the coding sequence ATGGAAGAAGTAATAAATGGAATCCTCATTCGTGAGGTGGAAACAAAGAACATTATGACGAAGTCTAGTCTGCCGGTAGGCGGTTACTCGGTCAATCCCTATGTGGGCTGTACACATGCCTGCAAGTATTGCTATGCTTCTTTTATGAAGCGATTTACCGGGCACACGGAAGAATGGGGCACATTCCTTGATGTGAAGCATTGGCCAGAAATTAAAAATCCGAAGAAATATGCCGGACAGCGGGTGGTCATCGGTTCTGTGACAGATGGCTACAATCCGCAGGAGGAGCAATTCGGGAATACCAGAAAACTTCTGGAGCAGCTGATCGGCAGTGACGCAGATATTCTGATCTGCACAAAGTCGGATCTTGTGGTACGGGATATTGATCTGCTGAAGAAGCTTGGACGTGTAACCGTTTCATGGTCGATCAACACACTGGATGAAAATTTCAAGAACGATATGGACTCTGCTTCGAGCATTGAGCGGCGTATCGCTGCTATGAAGCAGGTATATGAAGCAGGTATCCGTACAGTCTGTTTCGTATCCCCGGTATTTCCCGGTATCACGGACTTTGAAGCCATCTTTGAGCGGGTAAAGGATCAGTGCGATCTGTTCTGGCTCGAAAACCTTAATCTTCGAGGCGGTTTCAAAAAGACAATTATGGATTATATCGCCGAAAAACATCCTGATCTTGTACCACTTTACGACGAGATCTATAACAAGCATAACCGCAGTTACTTTGAAGCACTTGAAGTAAAAGCTGCGGAAATGGCTAAGAAGTATGATTGTCCCTTTGTGGATAATGAAATGCCTTATGGAAGAGTCCCGCAGGGACATCCGGTAATCGTGGATTATTTCTATCATGAGGAAATCCGTGGGACAGAGAATACCGGAAAAAGAAATCGCTAA
- a CDS encoding pentapeptide repeat-containing protein, which translates to MTERYCEGERFADLSFTEETFEDCDFTDCVFVDCSFTKCELDHTTLNECKFVRCEITGLRSTHSSVQSLDFEDCCLNEIEWAPLMSNGAFPDPIHTLKECSLKYNTFTEMNFNRFNFSDGNEIVGSMFAKCEMQLANFKGVELHETEFYQCDLRKADFRDAAGYKVDILGSRLKDAKFSLPEAVNLLADLKIKLS; encoded by the coding sequence ATGACAGAGCGTTATTGTGAAGGTGAACGGTTTGCTGACCTGTCGTTCACCGAGGAGACTTTTGAGGATTGCGACTTTACCGACTGCGTGTTTGTGGATTGCTCCTTTACCAAATGCGAACTGGATCATACCACGCTGAATGAGTGCAAATTCGTGCGGTGTGAGATCACAGGTCTGCGCAGCACTCATTCTTCGGTGCAGTCGCTGGATTTTGAGGACTGCTGCCTGAATGAAATTGAGTGGGCACCGCTGATGTCCAACGGTGCCTTCCCGGACCCCATCCATACGCTGAAAGAGTGCAGTCTGAAATATAACACCTTCACCGAAATGAACTTCAACCGCTTCAACTTTTCAGACGGAAACGAGATCGTCGGCTCTATGTTTGCCAAATGCGAGATGCAGTTGGCGAATTTCAAGGGCGTGGAACTTCACGAAACGGAATTCTACCAGTGTGACCTGCGCAAGGCGGATTTCCGGGATGCCGCCGGTTATAAGGTGGACATTCTGGGCAGCCGCCTGAAGGATGCGAAATTTTCCCTGCCGGAAGCGGTGAATCTGTTGGCAGATTTGAAGATCAAGCTGTCGTAA